From Primulina huaijiensis isolate GDHJ02 chromosome 15, ASM1229523v2, whole genome shotgun sequence, one genomic window encodes:
- the LOC140959186 gene encoding tryptophan synthase beta chain 1, with protein MALSSAAAASSFTAVCLAAGSHSYLPLKFNEISLSYPRRRCSIAFTCTKDQSAAVTVDPVVWQRPDSFGRFGKFGGKYVPETLMYALTELEAAFKSLATDDDFQKGLNGILRDYVGRESPLYFAERLSEHYKRADGKGPHIYLKREDLNHTGAHKINNAVAQALLAKRLGKTRIIAETGAGQHGVATATVCARFGLQCIIYMGAQDMERQALNVFRMRLLGAEVRAVNSGTATLKDATSEAIRDWVTNVESTHYILGSVAGPHPYPMMVREFHAVIGKETRKQSMEKWGGKPDVLVACVGGGSNAIGLFHEFVDDEDVRLIGVEAAGFGLDTGKHAATLTKGDIGVLHGAMSYLLQDDDGQILEPHSISAGLDYPGVGPEHSFLKDVGRAEYYSITDEEALQAFKRLSKLEGIIPALETSHALAYLEKLCPGLPDGTKVVLNCSGRGDKDVHTAIKHLDI; from the exons ATGGCCTTGTCCTCTGCTGCTGCTGCTTCTTCATTCACCGCAGTTTGCCTTGCTGCTGGTTCGCATTCGTATTTGCCTCTCAAATTCAATGAAATTTCGCTTTCTTACCCACGTCGTCGCTGTTCGATAGCGTTTACTTGTACCAAAGACCAATCAGCGGCGGTGACCGTCGATCCGGTGGTTTGGCAGCGACCAGACTCGTTCGGCCGGTTTGGAAAATTTGGCGGGAAGTACGTGCCGGAGACTTTGATGTACGCCCTCACGGAGCTCGAGGCCGCATTCAAGTCCCTAGCCACCGACGATGATTTTCAg AAAGGGCTAAATGGGATATTGAGGGACTATGTTGGACGAGAGAGCCCACTATACTTTGCAGAACGGCTTAGTGAGCATTACAAGCGTGCTGATGGAAAAGGGCCTCATATATATCTCAAAAGGGAAGACCTTAATCACACTGGCGCCCACAAAATCAACAATGCCGTTGCACAAGCTTTGCTTGCCAAGCGCCTAGGAAAGACTCGCATTATTGCTGAAACTGGAGCTGGCCAGCACGGTGTTGCAACAGCTACTGTTTGTGCTCGGTTCGGTTTGCAGTGTATTATTTATATGGGCGCTCAGGATATGGAGAGACAAGCGCTCAATGTCTTCAGAATGAGGCTTCTAGGTGCTGAG GTTAGAGCAGTTAATTCTGGGACAGCAACGCTGAAGGATGCTACATCCGAAGCTATAAGAGACTGGGTGACTAATGTGGAATCGACCCATTACATACTTGGATCCGTTGCTGGGCCACATCCATATCCTATGATGGTTAGAGAATTTCATGCTGTGATTGGTaaagaaacaagaaaacaaTCAATGGAAAAATGGGGTGGCAAACCTGATGTTCTTGTTGCATGTGTTGGTGGAGGTTCAAATGCTATTGGGCTTTTTCATGAGTTTGTCGATGATGAAGATGTAAGGTTGATCGGCGTGGAGGCTGCCGGTTTTGGTTTAGATACTGGTAAGCATGCTGCTACTTTGACAAAGGGAGACATTGGAGTTCTACATGGAGCTATGAGCTACTTGTTGCAGGATGATGACGGGCAAATACTAGAGCCACATTCTATAAGTGCTGG CCTGGATTACCCTGGAGTTGGACCGGAGCACAGCTTTCTGAAAGATGTTGGGCGGGCAGAGTACTATAGCATCACTGACGAGGAAGCTTTACAAG CATTTAAGAGACTATCTAAGCTAGAAGGCATTATTCCAGCTCTGGAGACGTCACATGCACTGGCTTATTTAGAGAAGCTATGCCCAGGACTTCCAGACGGAACTAAGGTTGTGCTCAACTGCAGTGGCAGAGGAGACAAGGACGTTCACACAGCCATTAAACATTTAGATATTTGA
- the LOC140959188 gene encoding glucose-6-phosphate/phosphate translocator 1, chloroplastic-like — protein sequence MISSFKQPTLSIHGLNLVQHRTKFLARRSPGFASPLTETARRSLNVSLSKPLYVSEFDSFSVRDKKERSLIRCEAYEADRSESMSKSPAEAAKKVKIGVYFATWWGLNVIFNIYNKKVLNAYPFPWLTSTLSLAAGSLIMLITWALRIAEAPKTDLEFWKTLFPVALAHTIGHVAATVSMSKVAVSFTHIIKSGEPAFSVLVSRFLLGETFPPAVYLSLLPIIGGCGLSALTELNFNMTGFMGAMISNLAFVFRNIFSKRGMKGKSVSGMNYYACLSMMSLLILTPFAIAVEGPQLWAAGFKESMSQIGPQIIWWMAAQSIFYHLYNQVSYMSLDEISPLTFSVGNTMKRISVIVSSIIIFQTPIRPVNALGAAIAILGTFIYSQAKQ from the exons ATGATCTCTTCTTTCAAGCAGCCAACTTTATCGATTCATGGGTTAAATTTGGTCCAACATAGGACAAAATTTCTCGCCCGAAGGTCGCCGGGTTTCGCTTCTCCGCTGACGGAAACTGCTCGCCGGAGCTTAAATGTTTCTCTTTCTAAACCGCTATACGTCTCAGAGTTTGATTCATTTTCTGTTCGTGACAAGAAGGAGCGATCTCTCATCAGGTGCGAGGCATATGAAGCCGATCGGTCGGAGTCCATGAGCAAATCTCCGGCGGAGGCGGCTAAGAAAGTGAAGATCGGAGTGTACTTCGCGACGTGGTGGGGTTTGAATGTGATcttcaatatatataacaagAAAGTGTTGAATGCGTATCCTTTTCCATGGTTAACTTCAACGCTGTCCTTGGCCGCTGGCTCACTCATCATGCTCATCACTTGGGCTCTGAGGATTGCTGAGGCCCCAAAGACAGATCTTGAATTTTGGAAGACCCTTTTCCCC GTTGCTCTTGCACATACAATTGGACATGTGGCTGCGACTGTAAGTATGTCAAAGGTTGCAGTTTCATTCACTCACATAATAAAGAGTGGTGAGCCTGCTTTCAGCGTTTTGGTCTCAAGGTTCCTCTTGGGAGAAACATTCCCACCAGCCGTTTATTTGTCCCTTCTTCCCATCATCGGCGGCTGCGGCCTCTCCGCCCTCACCGAGCTCAACTTCAACATGACTG GTTTTATGGGTGCTATGATATCGAATTTGGCGTTTGTCTTCCGGAATATATTTTCCAAAAGAGGCATGAAGGGCAAGTCTGTAAGCGGGATGAACTATTACGCCTGCTTATCGATGATGTCACTCTTGATACTTACCCCGTTTGCAATTGCTGTGGAGGGACCACAGTTGTGGGCTGCTGGATTTAAAGAATCCATGTCTCAAATTGGACCACAGATCATATG GTGGATGGCGGCTCAGAGCATATTCTACCACCTCTACAATCAAGTATCGTACATGTCACTGGATGAGATATCTCCATTGACGTTTAGTGTCGGAAACACGATGAAACGTATTTCCGTCATCGTTTCCTCTATCATTATCTTCCAGACGCCTATACGACCTGTCAATGCTCTAGGAGCTGCAATCGCTATTCTTGGAACCTTTATATACTCACAG GCTAAGCAATGA
- the LOC140958396 gene encoding protein translation factor SUI1 homolog, which translates to MSDLDIQIPTTFDAFADANAENSGAGSKDYVHIRIQQRNGRKSLTTVQGLKKEFSYNKILKDLKKEFCCNGTVVQDPELGQVIQLQGDQRKNVSSFLVQAGIVKEHIKIHGF; encoded by the exons ATGTCTGATCTTGACATCCAGATACCTACAACCTTCG ATGCTTTTGCTGATGCAAATGCTGAGAATTCTGGCGCTGGATCAAAGGACTACGTTCATATTCGTATACAACAACGTAATGGTCGTAAAAGCCTGACAACTGTTCAAGGATTGAAGAAAGAGTTCAGCTATAACAAAATCCTCAAGGATCTTAAGAAGGAGTTTTGCTGCAATGGAACTGTTGTTCAGGACCCTGAGCTAGGCCAG GTTATTCAGCTTCAAGGTGATCAACGGAAAAACGTTTCTTCCTTTCTTGTTCAG GCTGGAATTGTGAAGGAGCACATCAAGATTCATGGTTTCTGA